Proteins encoded by one window of Gouania willdenowi chromosome 4, fGouWil2.1, whole genome shotgun sequence:
- the LOC114462371 gene encoding zinc finger protein 227-like isoform X2 translates to MKSFVQTGPSCTVEEAAGESTDGLQLQDHLHITKEEDELWESLEIKQEMDITAVTVKSEDEEEEAQCSLLLWRQSEENIKGEPATCSSAKLIKVEPNVDISEGPDAANTCTQPDTDGEETDCSDTEDSEDWREPLSQSEAQSEHMDMSCESFQTSEVKTEKNTKEKSQNTEKRFGCDVCGKRFGTRTHLKVHLRIHTGEKPFGCDVCGKPFSTRSSLKNHMIIHTGEKPFGCNVCGKRWRLKTQLNLHMFIHSGEKPYECDVCQKRFITKREVNDHMRIHTGEKPFGCGVCGQSFTFKRSLSIHMSGHTGVKAFKCDVCVKGYISKFELEQHMRTHTGEKPYVCDVCQKRFIQKNNLNRHIRIHTRTGFTKRQTLVQARTHRGCHAE, encoded by the exons ATGAAAAGCTTTGTCCAGACAGGTCCCTCATGCACTGTGGAGGAAGCTGCAG GAGAATCCACTGATGGACTGCAGCTCCAGGATCATCTCCACATAACGAAGGAAGAGGACGAACTGTGGGAAAGTCTGGAGATAAAGCAGGAGATGGATATTACAGCTGTTACTGTGAagagtgaagatgaagaggaggaagctcAGTGTTCTCTGCTTCTCTGGAGACAAAGTgaggagaacatcaaaggagaacctgcaacctgcagctcagctaAACTCATTAAAGTAGAACCAAATGTAGACATCAGTGAAGGTCCAGATGCAGCAAACACTTGTACACAACCAGACACTGATGGAGAGGAAACAGACTGCTCTGACACTGAAGACAGTGAGGATTGGAGGGAACCTTTGTCCCAGTCTGAAGCTCAGAGTGAACACATGGACATGAGCTGTGAGAGCTTTCAGACATCTGAGGTTAAGACTGAGAAGAACACCAAAGAAAAATCACAGAACACAGAGAAACGCTTTGGTTGTGATGTGTGTGGGAAACGATTTGGCACCAGAACACATCTGAAGGTCCACctgagaattcacacaggagagaaaccctttggttgtgacGTGTGTGGGAAACCATTTAGTACAAGATCTAGTCTGAAGAACCACATGataattcacacaggagagaaaccctttggttgtAATGTTTGTGGTAAACGATGGAGGCTAAAGACTCAGCTGAATCTTCACATGTTTATCCactcaggagagaaaccctatgaatgtgatgtttgtcagaaaagatttattaccaagcGTGAAGTGAATGatcacatgagaatccacacaggagagaaaccctttggttgtgGTGTTTGTGGTCAAAGTTTTACTTTTAAGAGAAGTCTTTCCATACACATGAGTGGCCACACAGGAGTGAAAgcttttaaatgtgatgtttgtgtgaAAGGATATATTAGCAAGTTTGAACTGGAGCAACACATGAGAAcccacactggagagaaacctTATGTTTGCGATGTTTGTCAGAAAAGATTTATTCAAAAGAATAACCTGAATCGACACATTAGAATACACACtagaacaggcttcaccaaaCGGCAGACCCTGGTCCAGGCCCGGACCCACAGGGGGTGCCATGCAGAGTGA
- the LOC114462371 gene encoding zinc finger protein 227-like isoform X3, whose amino-acid sequence MHCGGSCRSYKMGESTDGLQLQDHLHITKEEDELWESLEIKQEMDITAVTVKSEDEEEEAQCSLLLWRQSEENIKGEPATCSSAKLIKVEPNVDISEGPDAANTCTQPDTDGEETDCSDTEDSEDWREPLSQSEAQSEHMDMSCESFQTSEVKTEKNTKEKSQNTEKRFGCDVCGKRFGTRTHLKVHLRIHTGEKPFGCDVCGKPFSTRSSLKNHMIIHTGEKPFGCNVCGKRWRLKTQLNLHMFIHSGEKPYECDVCQKRFITKREVNDHMRIHTGEKPFGCGVCGQSFTFKRSLSIHMSGHTGVKAFKCDVCVKGYISKFELEQHMRTHTGEKPYVCDVCQKRFIQKNNLNRHIRIHTRTGFTKRQTLVQARTHRGCHAE is encoded by the exons ATGCACTGTGGAGGAAGCTGCAGGTCTTACAAGATGG GAGAATCCACTGATGGACTGCAGCTCCAGGATCATCTCCACATAACGAAGGAAGAGGACGAACTGTGGGAAAGTCTGGAGATAAAGCAGGAGATGGATATTACAGCTGTTACTGTGAagagtgaagatgaagaggaggaagctcAGTGTTCTCTGCTTCTCTGGAGACAAAGTgaggagaacatcaaaggagaacctgcaacctgcagctcagctaAACTCATTAAAGTAGAACCAAATGTAGACATCAGTGAAGGTCCAGATGCAGCAAACACTTGTACACAACCAGACACTGATGGAGAGGAAACAGACTGCTCTGACACTGAAGACAGTGAGGATTGGAGGGAACCTTTGTCCCAGTCTGAAGCTCAGAGTGAACACATGGACATGAGCTGTGAGAGCTTTCAGACATCTGAGGTTAAGACTGAGAAGAACACCAAAGAAAAATCACAGAACACAGAGAAACGCTTTGGTTGTGATGTGTGTGGGAAACGATTTGGCACCAGAACACATCTGAAGGTCCACctgagaattcacacaggagagaaaccctttggttgtgacGTGTGTGGGAAACCATTTAGTACAAGATCTAGTCTGAAGAACCACATGataattcacacaggagagaaaccctttggttgtAATGTTTGTGGTAAACGATGGAGGCTAAAGACTCAGCTGAATCTTCACATGTTTATCCactcaggagagaaaccctatgaatgtgatgtttgtcagaaaagatttattaccaagcGTGAAGTGAATGatcacatgagaatccacacaggagagaaaccctttggttgtgGTGTTTGTGGTCAAAGTTTTACTTTTAAGAGAAGTCTTTCCATACACATGAGTGGCCACACAGGAGTGAAAgcttttaaatgtgatgtttgtgtgaAAGGATATATTAGCAAGTTTGAACTGGAGCAACACATGAGAAcccacactggagagaaacctTATGTTTGCGATGTTTGTCAGAAAAGATTTATTCAAAAGAATAACCTGAATCGACACATTAGAATACACACtagaacaggcttcaccaaaCGGCAGACCCTGGTCCAGGCCCGGACCCACAGGGGGTGCCATGCAGAGTGA
- the LOC114462371 gene encoding zinc finger protein 227-like isoform X1, whose amino-acid sequence MTEQSQEAKQTDREPEEKLEIKALFQNKRIPANILCGESTDGLQLQDHLHITKEEDELWESLEIKQEMDITAVTVKSEDEEEEAQCSLLLWRQSEENIKGEPATCSSAKLIKVEPNVDISEGPDAANTCTQPDTDGEETDCSDTEDSEDWREPLSQSEAQSEHMDMSCESFQTSEVKTEKNTKEKSQNTEKRFGCDVCGKRFGTRTHLKVHLRIHTGEKPFGCDVCGKPFSTRSSLKNHMIIHTGEKPFGCNVCGKRWRLKTQLNLHMFIHSGEKPYECDVCQKRFITKREVNDHMRIHTGEKPFGCGVCGQSFTFKRSLSIHMSGHTGVKAFKCDVCVKGYISKFELEQHMRTHTGEKPYVCDVCQKRFIQKNNLNRHIRIHTRTGFTKRQTLVQARTHRGCHAE is encoded by the coding sequence GAGAATCCACTGATGGACTGCAGCTCCAGGATCATCTCCACATAACGAAGGAAGAGGACGAACTGTGGGAAAGTCTGGAGATAAAGCAGGAGATGGATATTACAGCTGTTACTGTGAagagtgaagatgaagaggaggaagctcAGTGTTCTCTGCTTCTCTGGAGACAAAGTgaggagaacatcaaaggagaacctgcaacctgcagctcagctaAACTCATTAAAGTAGAACCAAATGTAGACATCAGTGAAGGTCCAGATGCAGCAAACACTTGTACACAACCAGACACTGATGGAGAGGAAACAGACTGCTCTGACACTGAAGACAGTGAGGATTGGAGGGAACCTTTGTCCCAGTCTGAAGCTCAGAGTGAACACATGGACATGAGCTGTGAGAGCTTTCAGACATCTGAGGTTAAGACTGAGAAGAACACCAAAGAAAAATCACAGAACACAGAGAAACGCTTTGGTTGTGATGTGTGTGGGAAACGATTTGGCACCAGAACACATCTGAAGGTCCACctgagaattcacacaggagagaaaccctttggttgtgacGTGTGTGGGAAACCATTTAGTACAAGATCTAGTCTGAAGAACCACATGataattcacacaggagagaaaccctttggttgtAATGTTTGTGGTAAACGATGGAGGCTAAAGACTCAGCTGAATCTTCACATGTTTATCCactcaggagagaaaccctatgaatgtgatgtttgtcagaaaagatttattaccaagcGTGAAGTGAATGatcacatgagaatccacacaggagagaaaccctttggttgtgGTGTTTGTGGTCAAAGTTTTACTTTTAAGAGAAGTCTTTCCATACACATGAGTGGCCACACAGGAGTGAAAgcttttaaatgtgatgtttgtgtgaAAGGATATATTAGCAAGTTTGAACTGGAGCAACACATGAGAAcccacactggagagaaacctTATGTTTGCGATGTTTGTCAGAAAAGATTTATTCAAAAGAATAACCTGAATCGACACATTAGAATACACACtagaacaggcttcaccaaaCGGCAGACCCTGGTCCAGGCCCGGACCCACAGGGGGTGCCATGCAGAGTGA
- the LOC114462371 gene encoding zinc finger protein 235-like isoform X4: protein MDITAVTVKSEDEEEEAQCSLLLWRQSEENIKGEPATCSSAKLIKVEPNVDISEGPDAANTCTQPDTDGEETDCSDTEDSEDWREPLSQSEAQSEHMDMSCESFQTSEVKTEKNTKEKSQNTEKRFGCDVCGKRFGTRTHLKVHLRIHTGEKPFGCDVCGKPFSTRSSLKNHMIIHTGEKPFGCNVCGKRWRLKTQLNLHMFIHSGEKPYECDVCQKRFITKREVNDHMRIHTGEKPFGCGVCGQSFTFKRSLSIHMSGHTGVKAFKCDVCVKGYISKFELEQHMRTHTGEKPYVCDVCQKRFIQKNNLNRHIRIHTRTGFTKRQTLVQARTHRGCHAE from the coding sequence ATGGATATTACAGCTGTTACTGTGAagagtgaagatgaagaggaggaagctcAGTGTTCTCTGCTTCTCTGGAGACAAAGTgaggagaacatcaaaggagaacctgcaacctgcagctcagctaAACTCATTAAAGTAGAACCAAATGTAGACATCAGTGAAGGTCCAGATGCAGCAAACACTTGTACACAACCAGACACTGATGGAGAGGAAACAGACTGCTCTGACACTGAAGACAGTGAGGATTGGAGGGAACCTTTGTCCCAGTCTGAAGCTCAGAGTGAACACATGGACATGAGCTGTGAGAGCTTTCAGACATCTGAGGTTAAGACTGAGAAGAACACCAAAGAAAAATCACAGAACACAGAGAAACGCTTTGGTTGTGATGTGTGTGGGAAACGATTTGGCACCAGAACACATCTGAAGGTCCACctgagaattcacacaggagagaaaccctttggttgtgacGTGTGTGGGAAACCATTTAGTACAAGATCTAGTCTGAAGAACCACATGataattcacacaggagagaaaccctttggttgtAATGTTTGTGGTAAACGATGGAGGCTAAAGACTCAGCTGAATCTTCACATGTTTATCCactcaggagagaaaccctatgaatgtgatgtttgtcagaaaagatttattaccaagcGTGAAGTGAATGatcacatgagaatccacacaggagagaaaccctttggttgtgGTGTTTGTGGTCAAAGTTTTACTTTTAAGAGAAGTCTTTCCATACACATGAGTGGCCACACAGGAGTGAAAgcttttaaatgtgatgtttgtgtgaAAGGATATATTAGCAAGTTTGAACTGGAGCAACACATGAGAAcccacactggagagaaacctTATGTTTGCGATGTTTGTCAGAAAAGATTTATTCAAAAGAATAACCTGAATCGACACATTAGAATACACACtagaacaggcttcaccaaaCGGCAGACCCTGGTCCAGGCCCGGACCCACAGGGGGTGCCATGCAGAGTGA